The Flavobacterium johnsoniae UW101 genomic interval ATAATCCAAAGAAGAACAAACTCGGGAATAAATATCCGGCGAATGAACCTTCTCTGTTTCCACCAATCGAAATATACAAGAAATCTTTTAACCAGGTTGAAAGAGAAATATGCCATCTTCTCCAGAAATCTGTAATCGAAGTTGATTTATAAGGTGTTCTAAAGTTGGCAGGCAGTTTAAATCCTAACAACAAAGCGATTCCAATTGCCATATCTGAATATCCTGAGAAATCACAATAAATTTGAATAGCATATCCGTAAGAAGCCATTAAATTTTCAAATGACGTGTAATTCATTGGCGTATCAAAAACACGATCAACAAAGTTTACCGAAATGTAATTTGAAATTACCGTTTTCTTAATTAATCCGCCAATAATCAAAAACAAGGCGTTGTTTACATCTTGTTTAGTCAGATTCAGTTTTTGATAAATCTGCGGAAGGAAATCTTTTGCGCGTACAATTGGTCCGGCAACTAACTGCGGAAAAAACGAAACGAAAAATAGGTATTCAATGTAGTTTTTTGTCGGCTTAATTTCTTCGCGATAAATCTCGATAATGTAACTCATCGATTGAAAAGTATAAAACGAAATTCCAACCGGAAGAAATATATCATGAAATTTTAAATTGCCATTGAACATATCGTTGTATGTTCCAATCATAAAATTCATGTATTTGAAATAACCCAATAATCCTAAGTTCAGGATGACGCTTATTACCAAATATATTTTCTTGGTGCTGTCTTTGGTTTCTTTATAGATAATCTGGCTTAAACCATAATCTACTACCGAAGAAAGCAATAAAAGTAAAAAGTAAATACCGCTTGACTTATAGTAAAAGAAAAGCGAAAAGAGAATAACATACGTTAATCTTAAATAAAATGTTTTGCGTAAAAAACCATACACAAAATAAAATACCAGAAATAATCCTAAGAATAAACCGGTATTAAATAATAGTTTCTCATCTGGATTGTAAACAAACCAGCTTTCAACTTGTTCTATTGTAATTGCACCAAAATTTTGAATGAACCAATTATTAATGCTGTCTATTGTTGTCAACTTACTTTTTTAATTTAAAATTATCGTATGCTTTTAAAAACGCCTCGGTAAACAAACTTCCTTGTTTTTCATATCCTTTTTTAGAATAATGAACCCAGTCTTTACCTATTAACCCTTCTGCTTTCAGCTGTCCTATTCCGCTTAAGCCGCCTAATTCATCATATAAATCCCAAACAGCAAATCCATCTTTTTCGGCAATATCATTTATTCGCTGTGCATATTCTCCAACAAAATGATTTGGTTTTCTTCCTCTAAACAAAGAAGGAGGCGAAGTCATGACGATTATAGGAACATTTATATTCTGCTCTTTTATGTTCTTGATAAACTCTCTCAATCTTCTAATGTATTCAGATGCTTCCAGTTTATCGAAACTTTCATTTGTTCCTAAAGAAAAAATTAAAAGATCAGGATGCAATGCTTTTAACTGTTCAAAAAACAAAGGATATTTATTATAATCCGAAAACTTTGCACCGTTTACACCAATACCGCTGTAGGTAATTCCGGGAGCATTTTTCTCTAAAACAAGTCCGTTTAATTCAAAATCTTTAGCTTCTTTATTTGGAATAAGAAAAATTCTGTCTAAAGCTTTTTCTGATTTATAATAATGACAAAATGCATCAGATTCAAGATTCAGAGGTACAAACTCTGATGTTTTAATATTTTTTGGCTGCGTTTGATTAGTTGGAATTTTTAAAATCCTTCCTGCACGAATATTATTTGATTTCAGCTGATTTGCTCTTTTAATTTCGGCAACCGAAACATCATATTTATCTGCAATTACAGAGATTGCTTCTCCTTTTTTAATTTTATGAGTAATTACTTTTCGTTCTGTGGTTTCAACAAACTTGGTTTGAGATCCAGAAGCCAGATCAAACATATTCTCATTTTTGGGCGTAATGATCTGAATGGTATTAAACTTATATGCAGCATCTTTAACGCTCATTTCCATTACAAATCCGCCGGTATCTCTCCAAAGTCCAATACCGCTTAAACCTACAGGATAATTTCTAACCGGGTAAATATTTCGATAGCTTTCCCAAATTCTGTTACAGCTGAAACGTTCATTATACGATCCGTTTGTTTTGGCTAATTGATACGGAAAAACAAAACCTCGGCCTGCGTTTCCAAATTTTTGCTGCAGTAACTTTCTTATTTTATTGGTCATTAAATCACCCTGAATGTGTGAATCCCCAATATGAACAATATTTATTTTTTGATTGTTGTCGCTTTCATTATCCCTCAATCTCTTAAAAACACTTTCTAAAACTTTAGCATTATAGATGTGATTTCCTGTATAAGTTTCGACCGATGTTGAATCGATTTTGCTAACCATATTTTTAGTTATTGGAAGTGAGACTGTTGTTTCGGGTTTATCATTTGTTGAAAAAAAAAGACAACAAAAGAAAATAAGTAGTTTATTCATTTACGCTATCTTTTTTGACAGATACGGAATCTGCTTTAGGTTTTCTAATCGCTTTAGGTTTAACGCTTCCATCACGCTTTTCACGCAGAATTTTATATTCTTCGTATCCCTTATTTAACTGACTGTACAACAAATTACCAATGGCTTTTGCACCTCTTTGGTTAAAGTGTGTGTAATCTTTATTGGCTTTAGCCGGAGATTCGTCGACCCATTTTACCATAGAGCCGTCACCGCCCATTAAAGTATATAAATTTACAAAACCTGATTCAGTATCCAAAGCATATCTTTTTTGAGCATTCATTAATGGCACAACAGCAGAATCTGTTTTCATTTCTAAATCATATTTAGTCGATTTATCAGCTGTTGAAACAATCAAAATAGAAACTCCCGGAAACGACTCTTTTATTTTGTTTACCGTTTTAGTCATTCCTTTTTGATACCATGAATAATTTTTAGTTCCGTAATTCAATACGTTTGTTCCGTAATGAAGAATAACCAAATCGTATTTTAGACTATTATTGAAAGCCTGCATTACATTAGCATCAAACATAGAAATTGGCAGTCCTGAATTTCCTCTTTGAGAGAAATTATCAACGTGTACTCCTATTCCGTTATCAAAATTAAATCCAAAAATAGGAATAGAATCGGCGTGGATAAAATTAGCTTTGAAAGATTTTATACTTCCAGAAGTTACTTTTAGACTGTTTACCAAATTGTTTGGTGAAAGATTTTTTCTTAAAGTATCTTTTCCAATAATAAAATTTACATTTCCTTTTTTAGCTGATCTTCCGTAAAATAATGTTGGATTATCTAAAGAAGTTGAATATTTATTCAATCCTGCTTCATATTGAACCCAGGTTGTATTAGATTTGTCATTTGCAAAAAACACATGACCGTTTACTCCAAACGGACTTGTTGGTTTTTTTACATTTAAATAAGATTGTATCTTCCAGTTTTTAGAAAACAATGTTTTTACAGAACCTCTTGAAGCCGATGACTCTGAAATAATAGAAACGAAACCAACTCCATTTCCTCCAAAATGTTCCTGATAATTCATACGAACATCCTGTACAATCAAATCACCGTCGGTCATAGAATCTCCATAATAAGCAATTCTAACGTGTCCCTGTGGGTTTTGTTCTAATTGATATAATTTTTCATAAAAAGAAATCAGGTATTGATATCCTTTATAATTATCAAATGTTTCAGATGGAAATTCGATTCCTTCAGATGCATCATAAACGATTTTTTCCTGACCAGATTTATCTGCAATATTATCCCCATCCAGAGACAAAGAATCTTTTGCTACTGATTCAAGAAGCAGACTATCAATAAGTACATTTTTGGAATCTACTTTTCCTTCTGAAAAAATCTTATCCGGAAGAATCTGTTTAAACCCAATGAAAGCAACAAATGCCAATGCAACTATTGCAAAAGACTGAAAGAAATATGATTTTGTATTCACTTATTAATTATATATTGAGAATGGCATCACAGAAATTAATTATCAATATTCCTGTTAATTCCGTTTTAAAAAATTGCTGCGCAAAGATAGAATTAAATCGTTCATTTCTATTTGATTTTAACAACAAAGAAAATAAAAAAAAGAGGTTAGAAAATTCTAACCTCTTAAATCAAAAAAAAATAAAAAAACAAAGCTAATGATTAACTAAATTTTTGATGTGATTTATTTGAAAATAACTTTATCTGTTTTAATCTTTTTTATAAAAAACTTAGAACAAAATAAAAGTAACTTTCTTCATGTTAAAACCAACTATAAATTAAAAAATAACCTCGAATAATAATTCATTCGAGGTTGCTAAAACTTTATTAGAAAGTTGTAGCGCTGTTTGCCTGGTATGCGAAATTAAAAGTATAGTATGGTGACTCAGAAGTTTGTGTTGGACTTGCTGGAGCATCTTTATAGTAACTTAATATTTCAAATTTTGCATATTTACCATCATGTGTTTTTACTACAAATACTTTTCCTGCAATAGGGGAAATGATATGAGTATCTGCATTATAAGAATACCAGCCTTTACCGCTTCCTGTAGGGATTGAATAAACAGCGGCAGCATCTTGAGCAAAAGTACTAGCTGCAGGAAATGCAGTTACGCTTGCAAAAGTACCAGACACAATGCTTACTGCACCAGATCCTGTTCTTTCAGGTTCATCTGCAATACCAATTTTAGCACCACCATTTACAATAATTGTAGTACCACGAAAAGCGATATCCCAGCTATTATCTGTTACTAGTTTGTTTTGAGAAAAACTGAATTTTGCAAATGCACCTCCTGCTGGTTGTCCTTGTCCTCCAGTTTGCGGTGCAGCAATATTAGAAACTTTTGTAGTTACTACAGGCACGACTTCATTTTTATCATCATCGCTGCTGCAAGATGCTGTAAAGATAAATAGTGCTAAAAGCGAAAGTTTTAAGAATTTTGTTTTCATTTTGTAAATGTGTTAAATAAATGTTGATTAAAAATTATATTGAATTCGTGCAAAAAGCTGCCTTCCTGCCAGGTTACTAATTTGACTCGGGTCTGTAAAATC includes:
- a CDS encoding MBOAT family O-acyltransferase, translating into MTTIDSINNWFIQNFGAITIEQVESWFVYNPDEKLLFNTGLFLGLFLVFYFVYGFLRKTFYLRLTYVILFSLFFYYKSSGIYFLLLLLSSVVDYGLSQIIYKETKDSTKKIYLVISVILNLGLLGYFKYMNFMIGTYNDMFNGNLKFHDIFLPVGISFYTFQSMSYIIEIYREEIKPTKNYIEYLFFVSFFPQLVAGPIVRAKDFLPQIYQKLNLTKQDVNNALFLIIGGLIKKTVISNYISVNFVDRVFDTPMNYTSFENLMASYGYAIQIYCDFSGYSDMAIGIALLLGFKLPANFRTPYKSTSITDFWRRWHISLSTWLKDFLYISIGGNREGSFAGYLFPSLFFFGLLLWGITNYNISIIPLIVASVSIAVFCLSFLLSSKKKQTLVTNLNLFTTMLLGGLWHGAGAQFIVWGALHGLALAVHKIFLEFFPARKDGKSNFLWTFFSIIITFHFVVFCWIFFRARDFETALQVINNIGQLTFEPEHWQAIVLGYKNVFLLMLFGYVWHFLPEVITNKMKFVFDRTPLLIKAIILGFVYWIVYATAVAGSQPFIYFQF
- a CDS encoding SGNH/GDSL hydrolase family protein, with protein sequence MVSKIDSTSVETYTGNHIYNAKVLESVFKRLRDNESDNNQKINIVHIGDSHIQGDLMTNKIRKLLQQKFGNAGRGFVFPYQLAKTNGSYNERFSCNRIWESYRNIYPVRNYPVGLSGIGLWRDTGGFVMEMSVKDAAYKFNTIQIITPKNENMFDLASGSQTKFVETTERKVITHKIKKGEAISVIADKYDVSVAEIKRANQLKSNNIRAGRILKIPTNQTQPKNIKTSEFVPLNLESDAFCHYYKSEKALDRIFLIPNKEAKDFELNGLVLEKNAPGITYSGIGVNGAKFSDYNKYPLFFEQLKALHPDLLIFSLGTNESFDKLEASEYIRRLREFIKNIKEQNINVPIIVMTSPPSLFRGRKPNHFVGEYAQRINDIAEKDGFAVWDLYDELGGLSGIGQLKAEGLIGKDWVHYSKKGYEKQGSLFTEAFLKAYDNFKLKK
- a CDS encoding SGNH/GDSL hydrolase family protein; translation: MNTKSYFFQSFAIVALAFVAFIGFKQILPDKIFSEGKVDSKNVLIDSLLLESVAKDSLSLDGDNIADKSGQEKIVYDASEGIEFPSETFDNYKGYQYLISFYEKLYQLEQNPQGHVRIAYYGDSMTDGDLIVQDVRMNYQEHFGGNGVGFVSIISESSASRGSVKTLFSKNWKIQSYLNVKKPTSPFGVNGHVFFANDKSNTTWVQYEAGLNKYSTSLDNPTLFYGRSAKKGNVNFIIGKDTLRKNLSPNNLVNSLKVTSGSIKSFKANFIHADSIPIFGFNFDNGIGVHVDNFSQRGNSGLPISMFDANVMQAFNNSLKYDLVILHYGTNVLNYGTKNYSWYQKGMTKTVNKIKESFPGVSILIVSTADKSTKYDLEMKTDSAVVPLMNAQKRYALDTESGFVNLYTLMGGDGSMVKWVDESPAKANKDYTHFNQRGAKAIGNLLYSQLNKGYEEYKILREKRDGSVKPKAIRKPKADSVSVKKDSVNE
- a CDS encoding HmuY family protein yields the protein MKTKFLKLSLLALFIFTASCSSDDDKNEVVPVVTTKVSNIAAPQTGGQGQPAGGAFAKFSFSQNKLVTDNSWDIAFRGTTIIVNGGAKIGIADEPERTGSGAVSIVSGTFASVTAFPAASTFAQDAAAVYSIPTGSGKGWYSYNADTHIISPIAGKVFVVKTHDGKYAKFEILSYYKDAPASPTQTSESPYYTFNFAYQANSATTF